A stretch of Candidatus Schekmanbacteria bacterium DNA encodes these proteins:
- a CDS encoding flavodoxin family protein — protein MLLGICGSGRKEGNTGRLIKKILESTGMENEMVWLIDIGIGYCTGCMKCAMEGECWQKDGMSELYGKLISCDGLILGSPCYYGDVSGLFKSFIDRSIALGYMGVGKESEIPMHGRKPLAGKPVALVSAVAAHGAQRALETMEMYVQFSEMKLIDKIEAATGMKDVNDIPELIEKAVSVGNKMSKALNEK, from the coding sequence ATGTTGCTTGGAATATGCGGGAGCGGAAGAAAGGAAGGAAATACGGGAAGGCTCATTAAAAAAATTCTTGAATCGACAGGAATGGAAAATGAGATGGTTTGGCTTATCGATATTGGTATAGGATATTGCACCGGATGTATGAAATGCGCTATGGAAGGAGAATGCTGGCAAAAAGATGGGATGAGCGAACTTTATGGTAAATTGATCAGTTGTGATGGTCTCATCCTTGGATCTCCCTGTTATTATGGAGATGTATCCGGACTCTTCAAGAGTTTCATAGACCGTTCGATTGCTCTTGGTTATATGGGTGTTGGCAAAGAATCAGAAATTCCTATGCATGGAAGAAAACCTCTTGCGGGCAAGCCGGTAGCTTTGGTTTCTGCTGTAGCAGCACATGGTGCCCAGAGGGCTTTGGAAACGATGGAGATGTATGTTCAGTTTAGTGAAATGAAATTGATCGATAAAATTGAAGCTGCAACGGGGATGAAAGATGTTAATGATATACCGGAGTTAATCGAAAAAGCTGTATCAGTTGGCAATAAAATGTCAAAAGCATTGAATGAAAAATAA
- a CDS encoding UbiX family flavin prenyltransferase, with translation MKKKNIIVAVTGATGALYALKLVDYLATRSDIDVSLIVSDNGKLIFEHETGISINELYKKCDYVYENDDLSAPIASGSFKRSGMIIIPCSIKTMSAIALSMASNLIIRAADVNLKEKMPLVICLRETPLHLGHLKNLSRLAEIGGIVFPLSPSFYHKPKSIEEIVDFTVGRVLDLLGIDNELSRPYTGIEEE, from the coding sequence ATGAAAAAGAAAAATATAATAGTTGCAGTCACGGGCGCAACAGGGGCGCTCTATGCTTTAAAACTTGTTGATTATTTAGCGACGCGCTCAGATATTGATGTTTCGTTGATTGTCAGTGATAATGGTAAGCTGATATTTGAGCATGAGACAGGCATATCTATAAATGAACTCTATAAAAAATGTGATTATGTATATGAAAACGACGATTTGAGCGCGCCTATAGCGAGCGGCTCATTCAAGCGCTCAGGGATGATAATAATCCCTTGCAGTATAAAAACAATGTCTGCGATTGCCCTTTCAATGGCAAGTAATCTCATCATAAGGGCAGCAGATGTCAATTTGAAGGAGAAGATGCCTCTTGTCATCTGTTTAAGAGAAACACCTCTTCATTTAGGACATTTGAAAAATCTATCGCGTCTTGCTGAGATAGGAGGTATTGTGTTTCCTCTTTCACCTTCATTTTATCACAAGCCCAAAAGCATAGAGGAAATTGTAGATTTCACTGTTGGACGGGTTCTTGACCTTCTTGGAATAGATAATGAGCTTTCACGCCCTTATACTGGAATAGAAGAGGAATGA